AGCGTTGTAACCTGTTTAGGAGATTTTAAAATGACCGAAaaatggatttcttttgttatcaaggttttaaaaaaataatcaatattATACCATTCGGTAGAAAATTGATGGTAAATTCCTTTAAGAGTTGGGAAATTTCGTCTTCTGAGGGCGTGTAATTCGGGATTTTAGACTTGGTTTGAATGTGGCGGGCTATTGCCCGACTGCGCCGGCTGGTCAGAATTTTCTTCCGCCTCTGGTATCCGGATTGAAAATCCggaatttcttctttatcaGCAGTCTTCATGGTAGCCATCAAATGCctataataatttgaatttagaATTATTAACAACACAAATGCTATCTGTCCGACCCACTTCTTTTTTGAGCGGAACGTTCCCGTAGTCGTCGGTTTACGAGTCCAATAAAATTTGCCGGAagttttgttcattttgttCGCCGTCTCCGTTGCGGAATTGCACGATGAAGTTTGAGAGCAGTTGCCTGAGTCAGTCTGTTGAATTcggaaattcaataaaatttatagCTATAGGCCTACTTAGTAACTAAATTAATTGTTATTAGTTAGCGATAATGATTAAAATTACGTCGTCATCCGAAGGAGATGGAAGCGGAGTTTCGCTTGGCATCTGCTCGCTCGACACAAGTTTCTGGATCTTCTCCGGCGTGTGGTCTTTGAAGATGAGTGTAATCAGTTGGGCGATTGTCACGATCCATTCGTCCTGCGTAAATTGCCAAAAATCGCATGTGACGTCCAGTCAGACACCGCCCCCACACCAACTAGAATTTCTAGTTATCGGTACATAACCAAGTTTGACACCCCaaaagttattttaaaaaataaaaaattcaaaaaaaaaaaaaaaaaaaaacaagcggaaaaattatgaaaactaATTTTCTGAGAAACGGCACACAAAATACGGGTAGAAATAGAGCTGGAAATAATACCCGagatattttttcataattaaaaaaaaatgaataaccgTAAATTTGATGACTGAAATAATATCGATATTGAAATTGATAGAAATTTATGTTTCGACTATTTCATCGACACTGAACACTTTTAGAGTGTCAGAACTGCTTGGCTCATGGAATAATACACAATAATAAAGATAAAGTCAATTTCAACCAATACCTTTTGAAAGCAGGTCAGCAAATCAATGAGAAGTAGATCCAAGCCTTGGGTGAGTAGGTCGGACAGAAGGCGCCGCTGTTGCCAATGGCCGGgcgaggctgctgctgcaaaaTAAGTAGCGCTATCGCCAACTGAAGCTGATTGGTTAGCACGAACACCTTCTGGGGCGTGTACGATGTTGCGAATGAGCAATAGGAAATAACTGACCGATTCGCAATCGTCCTTCGACATCGCTTGCTGTGGAACCTATAATAAAACATCAAACAGCAATTGAAAAAGCTACTGCTGATCATCGGTTCGGTCTGAAATAATTTTACATTTGCTAGTAGACAGTTGAGATGTTCGAAAATGGATCGAGTAGCCAACGGATTCAACACGAAAGTTTCCTTGGCGACATAAAGGAAATTGGTTAGTTCGTGGACAAAGTGTTTAGACATCGATGTCTCATTTGGTTGCTGGACGATGCTTTCCCCGCTTACTAAACATCCAACGGGTAAAGTCATCTGAACCAACAGtctgcaatttttaaataaaaaaaccattttACATTTTCCTTCCGATATTGTTGTCAAGCTATTTGACTTATAATACTTGATTGTTGAACGGATAATGTTTGGCTGATTAACATGGATCAGAATAGGGATCAGATCCTGCAGGAAAAGTATGAATTTAGTTATCTCCCAATCCAGttggaaataataatgaatactATTACCGTACCTTATTGAAAAAGTCCATAAAGATTAGAGCGCGTCGGAGTGGATAGGTGTGTGGACCTTTATCGTTCAGTTTGGCATTGATTTCATTAAGGCAATCTGTCCACCAGCAACAAAAACATGAGAATGTGTGTCTATGATTATTCTGTATAGCTTTGCGACTGTCAAATAATTAGGTTCAAATTAGCATCGCACGTGACCCTTATTGATGTCGGAGTGTGTGTCCTGTGGCGGACGTGACTTGCAGAGCGTAAAAACGTGATTGGCGTGAATAATAAGTGGTTGGACTCGGTGATTGGAGAGTTGGAGACAAATAAGGACGAAGGAATACGGCTTGCGTGATTTCCACTCTCTTTTAACACAATACTATAtcgccatattttttttccaaactctACCCGACTGTAGGTCTATCTTACTATATATTCTATACatatcttattttttcggccaacgaaaggaaataaattttaaggtCGACCGCTGTTGATTAGAAACAGGGTCAATGACAATCAAAGTATGGCGAGGAAATCTGTAACAACGCTCAATGAGCTTTCAGATTTCATCAGGATTTTATTTCTCCAATTAAACTGTTGTTTGTACTCACCCAAACATTCGTTGCTGGCGTAGTATTTGCTGTTGTGGAAGGCCCCGAGTGAGACGAGGGACAACGACGGAACATTTCCGCTCAACTTCACCCATTCGTCCATTTCGAAGTCGACGCAAGATTGACGATATGCTGTAGGCTTTGTATATCGATGGTGATTGACTGCGAGCACGTAGGATTATAGCCACGTAGTTCGTTCTGTGTATAACCACGACGAGGACGAGGACTGAAAATGAGAAAGAGGGAAACTTGAGAAACTCCCTATTAGCTCCTCCCGCTTGGGCCACTGCGCACAGGTTACAGTGTacaaaaatagacaaaaaaaaaatgacagaaaaCCAGTTTGTCTTTATGCGTACCCATCCAGCCTACGAACGAGTTCCTTGAGCTGGCGGACTTGTTTGatatcccatatagaagaaagACATTGTCATGTATACCTACCTGCATGGTTTACCAAACAAAGAAGTTCTTGGGCTGTCCTCGTTtgaattttcgaaatttcaattcattaatcTATTTCAATGAAATATGTAGATGTTCGACGCAATTGAATGGATCAAATAAATTACCTAGTAGTCCCTGTGGGCTTTTCCAAACTTTCCCGTTGCATCAGTCACCCGCGCCAGGTCTTTACCGTTTAAGGTATTTTTGTGAAAGTCTATTATAACCGATTTATTATAATCTTGCTGGTTgaagttattttaaaataccaATGTTTTCTTAACGATTGACCGGATTGAAATTCGCATAGAATATTATTATAAGTCGCCTGAACGCGTCTTCAAAGTGAAACCGCTGGCTTATAAAGCGAAATTATTCCGAATTTTAATTGTCAGTTTTCTACGAAAATAACGGTGAATGTTGAACAGCAGCGAGTTTGCAATTAGTTTGCTTTTGTAAGAGCGCGGTTCCATAAAGAAAAGAGGACCTTGTTAAGGGGACttaaaaaacaacttcaatgacAAATGAtgtcaaacaaacacacagttGAGAAGGAACTGGAACGAGCGAATCGGAGGAAACCGTGAAAGGTTTTTCAATCGAAAACTTTTGAATTCCACGTAGAGCTGTGTCTAAATTCATGAGAAAGACAACAGCTTatataaatcatttaaaattattatttcaaagttCATATCAGTGCATACAAGCAGTCGATTAGTATTAAACCGTCGATTAAAACGCAGGCCTATCATCTAatgttcaaacaaaaattcacaaaTGGCGGACTATAATGTTGTCGTTCGATTTCCATTTCTCTAAAAGAATTGCGtacttttttctcttaccTCGGGAATAACATAAAACAGTTTGATAGAAATGTAAATTCGGTGTGTTCAATCCAGTTGGGCCGAaccaaaatggaagaaaaaggaagctCAATTGTTAAAAGTCGACAATTAGCAACAGTAAAGTGTAAACCTAACCAACTTTTAAAAGGCTAGATTATTGGTCTTATATTAAGCAGTTATTCCTGTTGTCAACTGCATTACATCAGACAATGTTTTATTCAGACTTATATGGCGTTAGATAACCAACCCTTCCTTACATCGGTATCCCATATATGCCCTTCTACTTTTATGTAATAACGGCTGGAATTCTAGAGTCGTCAGTCCAGAGGGGTCGTCTCAATTAGTTACGTACGTGAACTTGGAGGTCGATCCTGCTCAATACAATGAAATGCAGATGCAGAGAAACCTGCTAAAATCAGAGATAACACCTCCCTTTCCAAGGCCATTTCTTAGTCGCTTATGAAACAGGTTCACACAGAAATTTTACGTcatatctaaaaataaatgttggtttcttttagttccaaacaaaaaatttatcgtGTGTAAACAATCAAATGGTGCACAACTAGGCATTAGGctataaaaaaagcaaaagaaactGCATAGAATCGTTTATCCTCAACGATATGCATGCGTGACCTACGTTACAAATAAGCTTATCCATTTAAAGTTCTTTTTATGAgacaattcaaattgaatttgcgccgcaaatgaaaataagggtttctaaattttatatttatattgcttccttactttttaaaaattcgcggCAACGTTCGACTTAGGTCACGTCCAGGACGACCATTAAGGATCAAAGCGACAAGTTGTGGGACTCTGTTTTCTGGCGTGAGGAAAATTACCGACCGGACAGGACGACGACaactttgaatgaaattttcgACATACTGGACGCGGAAACTCAAAAGAAACTGGTGGATATGTTTCAAAAAGCGGAGACTTCGATTAATAAATACGATAAAAGAAGAGGGGAACATTTACGTCGTGAAAATAGTAAATCgaacgaaaatgaaagaagatcACAGGCAATGGATCAAGAGGTATCCAGCCGCAATCAAACCGAGAAATGGGAACTTGCAATAGGCCTAAGTCAGTCGACTgaacaaaatagaaatgcagagaataaagaaagaattcaACACAATTATGACTCCGACAGTTGGGCTGACGTGGACAGAATCAGTTCAGCCATTTCAGGGAAAATGGCAAACGATTCCGATAGTTCCCGATGGGTCGAAATGTGGAAAGAAGACgtggaaaaattattacaagAAAGTAGAAACTACGTCCGATGGAACGGAGAGAAGTTCGTGCCCAAACCCATGCAACTGAGCAAAATCAATTTGGGCAAATTTCGTGACTCCCAATCGTTTCAGGATCGTACCGTCCGTGTCCGTTACACCAACGCAGAACTGTCGGTACCGATCAAATTTATGGAACACGCTGAATTGGTCGTCACTGACGAATGGAACAATATGAAGGATGAAATCAAAGGTAGCAAACTCAAATTTCAAGACATTTGCTTAGGCATTCCCGAACTATTtgtcttaattttattttttcatttcattgcaGCCACTACAGCTCTCTTAAAAGCAAATGTGATGAACCTGGTAAAAACAAATACCGAACTGGGGAATGTGAAGAATAATTTAAATGACACGAGCATTTATTTAACTAATAAATTAGACGGTATATaaaattacttaaaaattGGCAGAATCTGACTgtgaattagacaaaaaatggtTTGCAGGAACTATCCAGGAATTGGAGAAAACGAGGGCCAATGTCAATGATttatcaacaaaattaaacagtattttattattctttcgtATAACTATAGCCCCTAATAGCTATTTAAGAACAGAAACAGAACCAAATGTTAAATTATATCCTTGTTTTCGATAAATTTAGCGACAGAAAAAGAGATTAAAATCATGACCGGAAATTTGCCAACGGAACTCAAAGGTAAATCagaggagaagaaaataaataaaaacaaatcttttaaaaatatctatgaaataaaaataattaataattcctTGTTATACATATAGCCTAATAGATAAAACTAACATAATATTCGttaattttctgaatttgtttgtttcacagcAATTACTAATCAACTCAAAACCACCGAAGACAAGTTGAGAAACGAACTGtgaggtattttttttctgcaaataaataaaattcttttagTGTGATCCAATGAAATTGTTCAGCAACTTCAAGTCATTTGGAAACTACAATAACAACCAATTTGAACACAACGAGGACGGAACTGAGAAGCACGGCGAATAATGTCATTATGGATCtgacaacaaaattaaatagtaAAATTATAAATGAGAAGTTTCTTTTATACgagaggaataaaaatatttttattttttatcaataGCCAGGACGAGTGAAATCGTTGACATTGGTAGAAGGCCAACTTCCTGTTCGGATGTGCAGCGAATGGGACATAAAATTAGTGGATTCTTTTTAGTGGAAGGAtcgaagaaaatggaaatggttTTCTGTAACTTTTATCCTGATCGAAATGGTACGACTTGTTAACGTT
This sequence is a window from Daphnia pulicaria isolate SC F1-1A chromosome 7, SC_F0-13Bv2, whole genome shotgun sequence. Protein-coding genes within it:
- the LOC124348789 gene encoding protein timeless-like → MDEWVKLSGNVPSLSLVSLGAFHNSKYYASNECLDCLNEINAKLNDKGPHTYPLRRALIFMDFFNKDLIPILIHVNQPNIIRSTIKLLVQMTLPVGCLVSGESIVQQPNETSMSKHFVHELTNFLYVAKETFVLNPLATRSIFEHLNCLLANVPQQAMSKDDCESVSYFLLLIRNIVHAPEGVRANQSASVGDSATYFAAAASPGHWQQRRLLSDLLTQGLDLLLIDLLTCFQKPSSSDTLKVFSVDEIVET
- the LOC124348791 gene encoding uncharacterized protein LOC124348791 produces the protein MEEKGSSIVKSRQLATVTSRTTIKDQSDKLWDSVFWREENYRPDRTTTTLNEIFDILDAETQKKLVDMFQKAETSINKYDKRRGEHLRRENSKSNENERRSQAMDQEVSSRNQTEKWELAIGLSQSTEQNRNAENKERIQHNYDSDSWADVDRISSAISGKMANDSDSSRWVEMWKEDVEKLLQESRNYVRWNGEKFVPKPMQLSKINLGKFRDSQSFQDRTVRVRYTNAELSVPIKFMEHAELVVTDEWNNMKDEIKATTALLKANVMNLVKTNTELGNVKNNLNDTSIYLTNKLDGTIQELEKTRANVNDLSTKLNTTEKEIKIMTGNLPTELKAITNQLKTTEDKLRNEL